TGCTCTACTAAATAGATCAAAATATTGACCTGCCTCACTTCTACCTAATTTATGCTTATACTTATCTTCTAATATGCGCTGAATGGCTTCAAATAGCTCCTGCATAGCGGATTCCCTACCTGTGGCCATAGCATAAAAGCTTATTCCATCAATAACCCTAATTCTTTCATTCAACGGTCGCTTTTCCTTTTTATTATTATCTGATGGAGTATATGGTTTATCATATTGTTTTCTTCCCTTCGGTATAATTTCTACATAATATCCAGTAAAATTTTTGTACTCATCGGCATTAAGCTTTGATTCAATAGAATCGTACAATTTAACTGCATGATCTCCTTTTGTTGTATTATGTTTATTCTTAATCTCAGCGATTATTTTCATTTTTTTATTCATAACATCCAATCCGCCTCCGACACCAAGATTTGTCCATCCAGGTATAGATCCTAAAATGCACTGATGAAAATCACCAATCGCATTTTGCATTGTTTTTTGTATTTGTCTCACTTTTTCTTGTGCAAGCCATTGTTTATAGGTTATTGAATGAGATACTCCATCAAACAAGGCAGAAAATGGATCAATTACATTTTTGTGTAGATTAATAGCAGAGTTTTGTTCTGCAGTTTTAATTATTTTTACTACCCTATCTACAGCAGCAATAAGATCTTTGTCAGATATAAATTTCAAGTATGGCATAAAATTTAAATCATTAGGTGTTATGTAATTTTTTTAGGTTAATTATTATTAAATTAATTTTCTTATTCTCTTTACAACAGCGTCTTGGTACAAACGGAAAGCTTTTCGTTTTTCTTTAGGATAAATATAAGGAGTGCCAAGAACCTCGCCACATTTACTACATTTTAATACAGGGACATCTTTTACATTCAATGCCTGTAATTCGACTAAATCCCCAGGCTCGAATATTCTATCCATATATAAACGTCGCAAATTACCAGGACCATCTTTTTGATAAACTACAACAATACTTTCGCACTTACGACAACAAACATTCAACAGACGTGAATGGCCTCCACGAACAGACTTATACTTATCTTTTTTGAATGAAAAGCCTGTTTTTTTCATATCTGTTAATTTTTTTAAGTTACTTATTTATAATGCGAATATTGGACAATCTATACTTTGTCGTGACTATGTTTTGGTTTGTAATCTCTCCAAATATAATCCCCATATTTTTCTTGTAAATACATCATAAATTGTACAGATAAAGGGGGTTCAATTCCTTGAACTTTGAAACCGACTTTATCTAAAACATTTTTAATCTCCTCATCGGATGAAAAGTAACCATCTTTTAAGCCTTCCTGCTTAGCGCAATAATCTAGGCGCTTTGCAATAATCTCATGGGGAATCCCAGTGCCTTCCCTAATTTCTTGCGCTTCTTTTGCTTTAGTTTCAAAGTTGCTAATTTTGCTTGGTTTTTCTGGTGTCATAAATTTAGAAATTATTTTTAAATTTTTTCATAATTTTTATATAA
Above is a genomic segment from Patescibacteria group bacterium containing:
- a CDS encoding Eco47II family restriction endonuclease, which codes for MPYLKFISDKDLIAAVDRVVKIIKTAEQNSAINLHKNVIDPFSALFDGVSHSITYKQWLAQEKVRQIQKTMQNAIGDFHQCILGSIPGWTNLGVGGGLDVMNKKMKIIAEIKNKHNTTKGDHAVKLYDSIESKLNADEYKNFTGYYVEIIPKGRKQYDKPYTPSDNNKKEKRPLNERIRVIDGISFYAMATGRESAMQELFEAIQRILEDKYKHKLGRSEAGQYFDLFSRAFPIK